In the Hemitrygon akajei chromosome 20, sHemAka1.3, whole genome shotgun sequence genome, one interval contains:
- the smim13 gene encoding small integral membrane protein 13 produces the protein MLQSIGLTLLVLVATLLCVLLFMLFGWYVVWQLFLSKFKFLRELVGDTSSLQGDSDPSENVSIGESSPTPPGHRPKSARLRRPPVEGST, from the exons ATGTTACAGAGCATCGGTCTGACCCTGCTGGTCTTGGTCGCCACTCTCCTCTGTGTCCTACTCTTCATGTTGTTCG GTTGGTATGTGGTTTGGCAGCTGTTCCTGTCCAAGTTCAAGTTCCTTCGTGAACTTGTAGGTGATACCAGCTCACTCCAGGGAGACAGTGACCCATCAGAGAATGTAAGCATAGGAGAATCGTCACCTACACCTCCAGGGCATAGACCTAAATCAGCACGTCTACGGAGACCACCAGTTGAAGGCAGCACATAG